In the genome of Oncorhynchus gorbuscha isolate QuinsamMale2020 ecotype Even-year unplaced genomic scaffold, OgorEven_v1.0 Un_scaffold_3000, whole genome shotgun sequence, the window ctctctctctctgtctctctctctctctctctctctctctctctctctctctctctctctctctctctctagggtggCAACACCAGTCTAAATATGAACCACTATGCCACTAAGAAGACAGTGGCAGGGAGCATGTTAGACGTGGCCCTGCTGATGGCCAACGCTGCCCAGCTGAAGGCCGTCCTGGAGCAGGGGCCAGACTTCAGGTATTGATAATTTAAAACACAAGTGGATATTTGTGTGTGTAAAATAATTGTGACAATAAAGATTCCTGACTCACTGAATTTCCATTGTAGTCGTCTGGTTTTGGCCACCAGGCAGGATGAGTCTAAGAGATGATACGTCGTTACAGGTACTACGTCACCGTCCTGGTCCTCATCGGGTCGTCGCTGCTCTTCCAGGTGCTGGCTGGGGTGCTGTTTGTCGCCATGGGTGAGTCTGGAATTGTCAAGTGTCATTACAGTCAAAAAGCCTGTAAGAGGTCCATGCGAGGGGCAACAGAAGCACACAGTGTAAACTGTTCATTTACTGACCTTTAAACAATCATCTTCGTCCCTAAAGTTATAAACCGCTTGTAGCATCAGTGGAGTGTATTTATGTAGACCAGGCTTCCCCAAATATTTGACCAACAGGCTTCCCCAAATATTTAACCAACAGGCTTCCCCAAATATTTAACCAACAGGCTTCCCCAAATATTTAACCAACAGGCTTCCCCAAATATTTGACCAACAGGCTTCCCCAAATATTTAACCAACAGGCTTCCCCAAATATTTAACCAACAGGCTTCCCCAAATATTTAACCAACAGGCTTCCCCAAATATTTAACCAACAGGCTTCCCCAAATATTTAACCAACAGGCTTCCCCAAATATTTAACCAACAGGCTTCCCCAAATATTTGACCAACAGGCTTCCCCAAATATTTAACCAACAGGCTTCCCCAAATATTTGACCAACAGGCTTCCCCAAATATTTAACCAACAGGCTTCCCCAAATATTTAATCAACAGGCTTCCCCAAATATTTGACCAACAGGCTTCCCCAAATATTTGACCAACAGGCTTCCCCAAATATTTGACCTGTGTTTTCATACTTCTCCGTCAATTCGAGGGAAACAGCGCcgctctgtctcagtgtgtgtagcccatgtatctgatgctgtctgaacagggaaacagcgccccctctgtctcagtgtgtgtagaccatgtatctgatgctgtctggacagggaaacagcgccccctctgtctcagtgtgtgtagcccatgtatctgatgctgtctgaacagggaaacagcgccccctctgtctcagtgtgtgtagcccatgtatctgatgctgtctgaacagggaaacagcgccccctctgtctcagtgtgtgtagcccatgtatctgatgctgtctgaacagggaaacagcgccccctctgtctcagtgtgtgtagcccatgtatctgatgctgtctgaacagggaaacagcgccccctctgtctcagtgtgtgtagcccatgtatctgatgctgtctggaactAAACATGATAACATGTTGCCACTATAGCGTTTAATTGATTGATGCCATCAACCGTTTCGCCTCCCttgataataaataaataaataaataataactcaTTTGCTAATCAgcgttttatttattatttatttatctgttattttaccaggtaagttgactgtgAATACATTCTcttttgcagcaacgacctggggaatagttacaggggagaggagggggatgaatgagccaattgtaaactggggattattaggtgactgtgatggtttgagggccagattgagaatttagccaggacaccgaggGTTAACAACCCcgactcttacgataagtgccatgggatctttaataaCCTCAGCGTTGAGATGAGCTAAACAATGTATTGTCCTGACGCAGCAAAACTCCCCCACGGGAGgacagtttggatttggcttcacaccaatcaaatCACATCCTATGCAAAATGTCATCATTGTCAGAAAACCgtgtctgtttctggtctgtttgtgttgatgtcctgcactGGCCAGCTGCTAAATCAGCCCTTTCCTAACCCATAGATGGAGATGGATTTGGACTTCTGGTCTTGACTTAATTCTCTGTACAGGCCAATGAGTATGATTGCGTTTCTGATCTAACCATAAATGCATATAtccggaccccaggaagagtagctgctgaagagtagctgctgaagagtagctgctgaagagtagctgctgaagaGTATCTactgaagagtagctgctgaagaGTATCTACTGAAGAGTATCTactgaagagtagctgctgaagaGTATCTactgaagagtagctgctgaagaGTATCTACTGAAGAGTATCTGCTGAAGAGTATCTGCTGAAGAGTATCTgctgaagagtagctgctgaagaGTATCTGCTGAAGAGTATCTACTGAAGAGTATCTACTGAAGAGTATCTGCTGAAGAGTATCTGCTGAAGAGTATCTgctgaagagtagctgctgaagagtagctgctgaaggGTAGCTGCTACCACTGGCTGGAGATCattgaagttcaatatgtagcctgGATGTAGTCTAGTAGAATCACGTTAACTAGCTAACTTAGCTGGTTCatgactagctagctaacttagctggttcataactagctagctaacttagctggtTCATAACTAGCCCATGTGAGGAAGTTAGGCTGGCAAGCATTTAAGCTAGTTAGCCTGCGAAAACTAAAACTAAAAGTGTACAGAGCCATGGACCATTTagccaacatgaaagagaggaggaaggcgtAGGTATTCAACTAGTCCACAAgtagggtcacacacacacacacacacacatacacatacacgcacgcacacacgcacacacacacacacacacataacagtaaccatggacagccacatctgTAGTTCTAAACCAATGTAACTCTGTATTTCTAAATCAgttgtctgtatgtatgtaactaTTTGTCTGTAGCTGATGGATAACTCTGTAGTTCTAAATCAGTTGTCTGTAGCTGACTGTATGTAACTCTTTTCTAAATCAGTTGTCTGTAACTGACTTGATGTAACTCTGTAGTTCTAAATCAGTTGTCTGTAGCTGACTGGATGTAGCTCTGTAGTTCTAAATCAGTTGTCTGTAGCTGACTGGAGGTAACTCTGTAGTTCTAAACCAGTTGTCTGTAGCTGACTGTATGTAACTCTGTAGTTCTAGTTGTCTGTAGTTCAAATCAGTTGTCTGTAGTTCTAAAAGCTGACTGGAGGTAACTCTGTAGTTCTAAATCAGTTGTCTGTCTGTAGCTGACTGGAATAACTCAGTTCTAAATCAGTTGTCTGTAGTTCTAAATCAGTTGTCTGTAGCTGACTGGATGTAACTCTGTAGTTCTAAATCAGTTGTCTGTAGCTGACTGGAGGTAACTCTGTAGTTCTAAACCAGTTGTCTGTAGCTGACTGGAGGTAACTCTGTAGTTCTAAATCAGTTGTCTGTAGCACTGGAGGTAACTCTGTAGTTCTAAATCAGTAGCTGACTGGAGGTAACAGTTCTAAATCAGTTGTCTGTAGCTGACTTGATGTAACTCTGTAGTTCTAAATCAGTTGTCTGTAGCTGACTGGAGGTAACTCTGTAGTTCTAAATCAGTTGTCTGTAGCTGACTGTAGTTCTAAATCAGTTGTCTGTAGCTGAGTATGTTGTAGTTCTAAATCAGTTGTCTGTAGCTACTGGATGTAACTCTGTAGTTCTAAATCAGTTGTCTGTAGCTGACTGGATGTAACTGAGTTCTAAATCAGTTGTCTGTAGCTGACTGGAAACTCTGTAGTTCTAAATCAGTTGTCTGTCTGTAGCTGACTGTATGTAACTCTGTAAATCAGTTGTCTGTAGTTCTAAAATCAGTTGTCTGTAGCTGACTGGAGTAACTCTGTAGTTCTAAATCAGTTGTCTGTAGCTGACTGGTAACTCTGTAGTTCTAAATCTTGTCTGTAGTATCTAAAAATCAGTTGTCTGTGCTGactgtagtaactctgtagttCTAAATCAGTTGTCTGTAGCTGACTGTAACTGTAAATCAGTCTGTGAACTGTTCTAAATCAGTTGTCTGACTGATGTAACTCTGTAGTTCTAAATCAGTTGTCTGTAGCTGACTGGATGTAACTGACTGTAGTTCTAAATCAGTTGTCTGTAGCTGACTGGTAGGTAACTCAGTTGTCTGTAGTTCTAAACCAGTTCTAAATCAGTGTAGCTGACTGGATGTAACTCTGTAAATCAGTTGTTGTAGTTCTAAATCAGTTGTCTGTAGTTCTAAATCAGTTGTCTGTTTCTAAAtcagctgactgactgaggtAACTCTGTAGTTCTAAATCAGTTGTCTGTAGCTGACTGGAGCTAACTCTGTAGTTCTAAATCAGTTGTCTGTAGTTCTAAATCAGTTGTCTGTAGCTGACTGGATGTAACTCTGTAGTTCTAAATCAGTTGTCTGTAGCTGACTGGAGGTAACTCTGTAGTTCTAAACCAGTTGTCTGTAGCTGACTGGAGGTAACTCTGTAGTTCTAAATCAGTTGTCTGTAGCTGACTGGAGGTAACTCTGTAGTTCTAAGCTGACTGGAGGTAACTAAAGTTCTAAATCAGTTGTCTGTAGCTGACTTGATGTAACTCTGTAGTTCTAAATCAGTTGTCTGTAGCTGACTGGAGGTAACTCTGTAGTTCTAAATCAGTTGTCTGTAGCTGACTGGAGGTAACTCTGTAGTTCTAAATCAGTTGTCTGTAGCTGACTGTATGTAACTCTGTAGTTCTAAATCAGTTGTCTGTAGCCTACTGGATGTAACTCTGTAGTTCTAAATCAGTTGTCTGTCTGTAGCTGACTGGATGTAACTCTGTAGTTCTAAATCAGTTGTCTGTCTGTAGCTGACTGGAGGTAACTCTGTAGTTCTAAATCAGTTGTCTGTCTGTAGCTGACTGTATGTAACTCTGTAGTTCTAAACCAGTTGTCTGTAGCCTACTGGATGTAACTCTGTAGTTCTAAATCAGTTGTCTGTCTGTAGCTGACTGGATGTAACTCTGTAGTTCTAAATCAGTTGTCTGTCTGTAGCTGACTGTATGTAACTCTGTAGTTCTAAATCAGTTGTCTGTAGCTGACTGGATGTAACTCTGTAGTTCTAAATCAGTTGTCTGTCTGTAGCTGACTGTATGTAACTCTGTAGTTCTAAATCAGTTGTCTGTAGCTGACTGGATGTAACTCTGTAGTTCTAAATCAGTTGTCTGTAGCTGACTGGATGTAACTCTGTAGTTCTAAATCAGTTGTCTGTAGCTGACTGGATGTAACTCTGTAGTTCTAAATCAGTTGTCTGTAGCTGACTTGATGTAACTCTGTAGTTCTAAACCAGTAGTTGTATAGTAAACTGtaaaacattaacttgcttgactaAGCTGCAGGACTGTTTGTTACATGTAAtatttgctttgtggacttcacctgACAGATGTttctctccggttttgtgatgaaacaaaccaATGTGTGGTTGTATTtattcctccactgtgtgactgtttgtgttgttgttgtatatTCTTGCACATCACGGTGGCGCATGAACGaatgggttatagagcaaacaacacaacGTCACAACAGGTTATAATGTGGCTTCCTCTGTGATATTACCCACAAACCACTACTGTATGGCATCAGGCCTCACCTCAGTTACAACACTGttggtctctgtgtgttccagcacGTAAGGACCTGAACAACGTGGCCAACCAGAGGAAGCTGGACATCATGAACAACGTGGCCACCGGCCTCGTCTTCATCACCGCCATCATCAACATCTTCATCACCGCATTTGGAGTGCAGAAAACTGGCCTGTACCCCAAAACCTAGACAGAAG includes:
- the ninj2 gene encoding ninjurin-2 is translated as MEFEGSDYRLVSSIKGGNTSLNMNHYATKKTVAGSMLDVALLMANAAQLKAVLEQGPDFRYYVTVLVLIGSSLLFQVLAGVLFVAMARKDLNNVANQRKLDIMNNVATGLVFITAIINIFITAFGVQKTGLYPKT